In Nitratireductor basaltis, the following are encoded in one genomic region:
- the ileS gene encoding isoleucine--tRNA ligase, translated as MTDTSEKLDYSKTLNLPQTDFPMRAGLPKKEPEIVARWGEMDLYKRLREDAKGREKFVLHDGPPYANGNIHIGHALNKTLKDIITRSFQMRGYDANYVPGWDCHGLPIEWKIEEQYRAKGKNKDEVPVNEFRKECREFASHWIKIQSEEFQRLGVVGDFEKPYLTMDYHAEARIAGELLKFAMSGQLYRGSKPVMWSVVERTALAEAEVEYHDHESDTIWVKFPVVGNEDLRDAHVVIWTTTPWTIPGNRAVSYSPRIAYGLFEVTAAENDFGPQAGEKLIFADALAEESFAKAKLEYKRLRDVPADLLEGMVCDHPLKGLGGGYEFPVPLLAGDHVTDDAGTGFVHTAPSHGREDFDAWMDGRAELEARGIDPSIPFPVDDAGYYTKDAPGFGPDREGGPARVIDDKGKKGDANKAVIEALIERNMLFARGRLKHSYPHSWRSKKPVIFRNTPQWFVYMDKELGDGTTLRSRALKAIDTTRFVPSAGQSRLRAMIEDRPDWVLSRQRAWGVPICVFADEDGNILQDETVNRRILEAFEAEGADAWFADGAKDRFLEGRDDKDKWTQVMDILDVWFDSGSTHTFTLEDRPDLKWPADVYLEGSDQHRGWFHSSLLESCGTRGRAPYDTVITHGFTMAEDGRKMSKSLGNTVVPQEIINQSGADILRLWVATTDYWEDQRLGKNVIQTNVDAYRKLRNTVRWMLGTLAHDEGEDVPVAEMPELERLMLHRLAELDEVVRAGYDNFDFKRVVRQLLDFMVIELSAFYFDIRKDALYCDAPSSIRRKASLQVVRKLFDCVVTWLAPVIPFTTEEAWLERYPDRQSVHLEQFPTVPSEWKDEALAGKWRKIRQVRRAVTGALEIQRKDKVIGSSLEASPVVHVTDASLREAIADRDMAEICITSGIEIRDDAAPADAFVSEDVKDVAVVFRRASGEKCARSWRYTDDVGVDPEFPDVSARDAEALRELKALGRV; from the coding sequence ATGACCGACACGTCCGAAAAGCTCGATTACTCAAAGACCCTCAATCTGCCACAGACCGATTTCCCGATGCGCGCGGGCCTGCCCAAGAAGGAGCCGGAAATCGTCGCGCGCTGGGGCGAGATGGATCTCTACAAGCGCCTGCGCGAAGACGCGAAGGGCCGCGAGAAATTCGTGCTGCATGACGGTCCGCCCTACGCGAATGGCAACATCCATATCGGCCATGCGCTCAACAAGACGCTGAAGGACATCATCACCCGCTCCTTCCAGATGCGCGGTTATGATGCCAATTATGTGCCCGGCTGGGACTGCCACGGCCTGCCGATCGAGTGGAAGATCGAGGAACAGTACCGCGCCAAGGGCAAGAACAAGGACGAGGTGCCGGTCAACGAGTTCCGCAAGGAATGCCGTGAATTTGCCAGCCACTGGATCAAGATCCAGTCGGAGGAGTTCCAGCGCCTCGGCGTCGTCGGCGACTTCGAAAAGCCCTATCTGACCATGGACTACCACGCGGAAGCCCGCATCGCCGGCGAGCTTCTGAAATTCGCCATGTCCGGCCAGCTCTATCGCGGCTCCAAGCCCGTCATGTGGTCGGTCGTCGAGCGCACGGCCTTGGCTGAGGCCGAGGTGGAATATCACGACCATGAGAGCGACACCATCTGGGTGAAGTTCCCGGTGGTCGGCAATGAAGATTTGCGCGACGCCCATGTCGTCATCTGGACGACCACACCTTGGACGATCCCCGGCAACCGCGCGGTGTCCTATTCCCCGCGTATTGCCTATGGGCTCTTCGAGGTAACGGCAGCGGAAAACGACTTCGGCCCGCAGGCGGGTGAGAAGCTCATTTTCGCGGATGCGCTGGCAGAAGAGAGCTTTGCCAAGGCCAAGCTTGAGTATAAGCGTCTGCGCGATGTGCCCGCCGACCTGCTTGAAGGCATGGTCTGCGACCACCCCCTCAAGGGCCTTGGCGGCGGCTACGAATTCCCCGTTCCGCTTCTGGCAGGCGATCACGTGACCGACGACGCCGGTACGGGTTTCGTGCACACCGCACCCAGCCATGGTCGTGAAGACTTTGACGCCTGGATGGACGGCCGTGCTGAACTCGAAGCGCGCGGCATCGACCCGTCCATTCCCTTCCCCGTGGATGATGCAGGCTACTACACCAAGGACGCGCCGGGCTTCGGTCCGGACCGTGAGGGTGGTCCGGCACGCGTCATCGACGACAAGGGCAAGAAGGGCGACGCCAACAAGGCCGTGATCGAGGCGCTGATCGAGCGCAACATGCTCTTTGCGCGCGGGCGGCTGAAGCACTCCTACCCGCATTCCTGGCGGTCCAAGAAGCCGGTCATCTTCCGCAACACGCCGCAGTGGTTTGTCTATATGGACAAGGAACTGGGGGACGGCACGACCTTGCGATCGCGCGCGCTGAAGGCGATCGATACGACACGCTTCGTACCGTCTGCCGGCCAGTCGCGTCTGCGCGCCATGATCGAGGACCGCCCGGACTGGGTGCTGTCGCGCCAGCGTGCATGGGGCGTGCCGATCTGTGTCTTTGCCGATGAAGACGGCAACATCCTGCAGGACGAGACCGTCAACAGGCGCATTCTGGAAGCATTCGAGGCCGAAGGCGCTGATGCCTGGTTCGCCGATGGTGCCAAGGATCGCTTCCTTGAAGGCCGCGACGACAAGGACAAATGGACCCAGGTTATGGACATCCTCGATGTCTGGTTCGATTCCGGCTCCACCCACACCTTCACGCTGGAGGATCGCCCGGACCTGAAATGGCCGGCCGACGTCTATCTTGAAGGCTCCGACCAGCACCGCGGCTGGTTCCACTCTTCGCTTCTGGAAAGCTGCGGCACGCGTGGCCGCGCGCCTTACGACACGGTCATCACCCACGGCTTCACCATGGCCGAGGACGGCCGCAAGATGTCGAAGTCGCTCGGCAATACGGTGGTCCCGCAGGAGATCATCAACCAGTCGGGTGCTGATATCCTGCGCCTGTGGGTGGCCACCACCGATTACTGGGAAGATCAGCGTCTCGGCAAGAACGTGATCCAGACCAATGTCGATGCCTACCGCAAGCTTCGCAACACCGTGCGCTGGATGCTCGGCACGCTGGCCCATGACGAAGGTGAGGATGTGCCGGTGGCCGAGATGCCGGAGCTTGAGCGCCTGATGCTCCATCGCCTTGCCGAGCTCGATGAAGTGGTGCGTGCAGGCTACGACAATTTCGATTTCAAGCGCGTCGTGCGTCAGTTGCTCGACTTCATGGTCATCGAACTGTCGGCCTTCTATTTCGACATCCGCAAGGACGCACTCTACTGCGACGCCCCCTCCAGCATCCGCCGCAAGGCTTCGCTCCAGGTGGTGCGCAAGCTGTTCGATTGCGTGGTGACATGGCTGGCACCGGTCATCCCCTTCACGACGGAAGAGGCATGGCTTGAACGCTATCCCGATCGTCAGTCGGTGCATCTGGAGCAGTTCCCGACCGTGCCGTCGGAATGGAAGGACGAGGCGCTGGCCGGCAAATGGCGCAAGATCCGCCAGGTCCGCCGTGCCGTGACCGGCGCCCTGGAGATCCAGCGCAAGGACAAGGTTATCGGCTCGTCTCTCGAAGCTTCGCCTGTCGTTCATGTGACGGATGCCAGCCTGCGCGAAGCCATCGCCGACCGCGACATGGCCGAAATCTGCATCACCTCCGGTATCGAGATCCGCGATGATGCTGCGCCTGCCGATGCGTTCGTCTCGGAAGATGTGAAGGATGTTGCCGTCGTCTTCCGTCGCGCCAGTGGGGAAAAATGCGCCCGTTCCTGGCGCTACACGGATGATGTGGGTGTGGATCCCGAATTCCCCGATGTCTCCGCTCGCGACGCCGAAGCGCTGCGCGAATTGAAGGCGCTGGGCCGGGTTTAG
- the rsmD gene encoding 16S rRNA (guanine(966)-N(2))-methyltransferase RsmD — protein MRIVGGKLKGRRLVSPGDNAVRPTTDRAREALFNILHHGYPECLDGTRVLDLFAGTGALGIEAISRGASYALFIEEAVSSRAIIRENIEALGLQGVAKIFRRDATRLGAAGTIQPFDLVFADPPYGKGYGEQALATAREGGWLTQDCLVVVEEGADTPFQPPEGFVLHERRDYSGTTLAFCGLA, from the coding sequence ATGCGCATCGTAGGTGGAAAGCTCAAAGGCAGGCGGCTGGTTTCGCCAGGCGACAACGCCGTCAGGCCAACCACGGACCGGGCGCGGGAGGCTTTGTTCAACATCCTCCATCACGGTTATCCCGAATGTCTTGACGGCACCCGCGTGCTCGATCTCTTCGCAGGCACGGGTGCGCTCGGCATCGAAGCCATCTCGCGCGGCGCCTCTTACGCGCTGTTCATAGAGGAAGCGGTGTCGTCCCGCGCGATCATCCGCGAGAACATCGAGGCGCTTGGCCTTCAGGGCGTGGCCAAGATCTTTCGCCGCGATGCAACGCGGCTTGGTGCTGCAGGCACGATCCAGCCATTCGATCTCGTCTTCGCCGACCCGCCCTATGGCAAGGGCTACGGCGAACAGGCGCTGGCGACGGCGCGCGAGGGCGGTTGGCTGACGCAAGACTGCCTTGTCGTGGTGGAAGAAGGGGCGGACACTCCCTTCCAGCCGCCTGAAGGTTTCGTGTTGCACGAGCGGCGCGACTATTCAGGCACGACGCTCGCCTTCTGCGGACTTGCCTGA
- a CDS encoding bifunctional riboflavin kinase/FAD synthetase: MGARIERISGFDALPENLRGGVVAIGNFDGVHRGHQAVLEAALEIAGRENRPAIALTFEPHPRAFFQPDRPLFRLTPAPAKAHLLQALGFDGVVEQAFDSAFSGLSAEQFVEKVLVEGLGAGHVVTGFDFHYGKARGGTPETLGWAGEAGGFGVTVVEAFGDEGGSVISSSRIRELLGQGELPEANGLLGYRYTVEAEIIGGKQLGRTLGFPTANMALSPAVSLAHGIYTVRFRRADGSLYDGVASFGRRPTVDKDGAPLLETYLFDFEGDLYGETCAVSLFAFQRGEAKFDGLDALTEQMKRDEEEARAFLQNVEPLSPLDLEIAFNRAEAWQ; the protein is encoded by the coding sequence GTGGGCGCACGGATCGAACGCATCAGCGGCTTTGATGCACTGCCTGAAAATTTGCGCGGCGGCGTCGTGGCCATTGGCAATTTCGACGGTGTGCATCGCGGGCATCAGGCGGTTCTGGAGGCTGCACTTGAAATTGCCGGTCGCGAGAACCGCCCCGCAATCGCGCTCACCTTCGAACCACATCCCCGGGCCTTCTTCCAGCCTGATCGCCCGCTGTTCCGGCTGACACCGGCACCCGCCAAGGCGCATCTCCTGCAGGCACTTGGTTTCGATGGAGTGGTCGAGCAGGCCTTTGACAGCGCTTTTTCCGGACTGTCCGCAGAACAGTTCGTCGAGAAGGTCCTGGTTGAAGGTCTCGGTGCGGGGCATGTGGTTACCGGCTTTGATTTTCACTATGGCAAGGCGCGCGGCGGCACGCCTGAAACGCTAGGCTGGGCCGGAGAGGCGGGTGGCTTCGGCGTCACTGTCGTCGAAGCATTCGGCGATGAGGGCGGCAGTGTCATCTCTTCAAGTCGTATCCGCGAATTGCTGGGACAGGGAGAATTGCCTGAGGCCAACGGGCTCCTGGGCTATCGCTATACGGTCGAGGCGGAGATCATTGGCGGCAAGCAGCTTGGCCGCACTCTGGGCTTTCCGACCGCCAACATGGCGCTCTCGCCTGCCGTCAGTCTGGCTCACGGCATCTATACCGTGCGCTTCCGCCGGGCCGATGGCAGCCTTTACGATGGTGTCGCCAGTTTCGGCCGCCGCCCCACGGTGGACAAAGACGGCGCGCCGCTTCTGGAGACCTATCTCTTCGACTTCGAAGGGGATCTGTACGGCGAGACTTGCGCAGTGTCGTTATTCGCGTTTCAGCGTGGCGAAGCGAAATTCGACGGGCTCGATGCGCTTACCGAGCAGATGAAGCGTGATGAAGAAGAGGCGCGGGCTTTTCTGCAGAATGTCGAACCTCTGTCTCCACTTGATCTGGAGATTGCGTTCAACCGGGCTGAAGCGTGGCAATGA
- a CDS encoding pseudouridine synthase has translation MKNDRNDKERPRKNGKPEGRPGGKREGFKGGDFKKRDGEKPRFKSAAKGERSDAPRGERARSEHPKGERPHGSRPNPDKPKRDWKKNPPRPGKRERAELATKDAGADAKSTGEAERIAKRLARAGVASRREAEEMITAGRVTVNGKLLDSPAFNVTDRDRIEVDGNPLPAIERTRLFLFHKPSGVVTTSHDPEGRRTLFDILPDGLPRLMTVGRLDINTEGLILLTNDGGLKRILELPATGWLRRYRVRVHGKVDTTALAGLADGIAVDGVFYGAIEATLDREQGTNAWLTVGLREGKNREVKNVLGAIGLEVTRLIRVSYGPFQLGALPEGAVQEIKGKMLRDQLGERLLEEAGANLDAPIATPFSNKPVKAERKPRVEQPSGDEREEGRKPFNRKKAREERREELRDRLQTKPGRPPRDGDSRGDKRGGGKKAEAYTPRSRSSNVWMAPGARPVGKKKKEEMEAAEARPKRQTERSQRGRPDSKPGFGKGPGGKPSFRGKPSGGGRKRDRD, from the coding sequence ATGAAGAACGACAGAAACGACAAAGAACGCCCGCGCAAAAACGGCAAGCCTGAAGGCAGGCCGGGTGGCAAGCGTGAAGGCTTCAAGGGCGGCGACTTCAAGAAGCGTGATGGCGAAAAGCCCCGCTTCAAGTCGGCAGCAAAGGGTGAACGGTCTGATGCGCCGCGCGGCGAGCGTGCGCGCAGCGAACATCCCAAGGGCGAGCGCCCCCATGGCAGCCGCCCCAATCCTGACAAGCCGAAGCGGGACTGGAAGAAGAACCCGCCACGACCCGGCAAGCGCGAGCGCGCGGAACTTGCGACGAAGGATGCGGGTGCTGACGCAAAGTCGACGGGCGAGGCCGAGCGCATCGCCAAGCGTCTGGCACGTGCAGGTGTGGCTTCGCGCCGCGAGGCCGAGGAGATGATCACCGCCGGTCGTGTGACCGTGAATGGCAAGCTCCTCGACAGTCCCGCCTTCAACGTGACCGACCGGGACCGGATCGAGGTGGATGGCAACCCGCTCCCCGCAATCGAGCGCACGCGCCTCTTCCTGTTCCACAAGCCTTCCGGCGTGGTGACGACCAGTCACGATCCCGAGGGTCGGCGCACACTTTTCGACATACTGCCTGACGGTCTGCCGCGTCTGATGACGGTCGGTCGGCTCGACATCAATACGGAAGGTCTGATCCTTCTGACCAATGATGGCGGCTTGAAGCGCATATTGGAGCTGCCCGCCACCGGCTGGTTGCGCCGTTATCGCGTGCGCGTGCACGGCAAGGTGGACACGACCGCACTTGCCGGTCTTGCCGATGGCATTGCCGTTGATGGTGTCTTCTACGGCGCGATCGAGGCGACGCTGGACCGCGAGCAGGGCACCAATGCCTGGCTCACGGTCGGCCTGCGCGAAGGCAAGAACCGCGAAGTGAAGAACGTGCTCGGCGCAATCGGCCTCGAGGTAACGCGCCTCATCCGCGTTTCCTATGGTCCTTTCCAGCTGGGCGCGCTTCCCGAAGGTGCGGTCCAGGAAATCAAGGGCAAGATGCTGCGCGACCAGCTTGGCGAGCGGCTTCTGGAAGAAGCCGGCGCCAATCTCGACGCTCCCATCGCCACGCCCTTCTCCAACAAGCCGGTCAAGGCGGAGCGCAAGCCACGGGTGGAGCAGCCTTCCGGCGATGAGCGCGAGGAGGGGCGCAAGCCATTCAACCGCAAGAAGGCGCGCGAGGAGCGTCGCGAGGAACTGCGTGACCGCCTGCAGACCAAGCCCGGCCGTCCTCCGCGTGATGGAGACAGCCGAGGCGACAAGCGTGGCGGTGGCAAGAAGGCGGAAGCCTATACGCCGCGCAGCCGCTCTTCCAATGTCTGGATGGCACCCGGTGCCCGTCCCGTAGGCAAGAAGAAAAAGGAAGAGATGGAAGCTGCGGAAGCACGTCCGAAGCGCCAGACCGAACGCTCCCAGCGTGGCAGGCCGGACAGCAAGCCGGGATTCGGCAAGGGACCTGGCGGCAAGCCGTCATTTCGCGGCAAGCCATCCGGTGGTGGACGCAAGCGCGACCGCGATTGA
- a CDS encoding pilus assembly protein TadG-related protein: MLLKFLRDERGNYAMLTAIAMVPIMGCLAVAIDYTEASRQRQATLNALDAAGIATAVEISKGASDAEAEQFAHDFFLANLGPVKPENTELDVDLPDMSTGGGTLVLTADLKFKPYFYPAFQALRKVSGSGETDMAFSARSEIQLKNTIEVALVLDNSGSMDYKGSGSGKKRIDLLKEAAKELVSTLSKQAGSMKQINAPVQFGVVPFAASVNVGAKYKNASWMDTEGRSSSHHENFDWSDMSSGNKRVEKESGVWKKKGNGWPVTERDKPVSRFSVFDATMYHSWAGCVEIRPGKYGLSDAVPTTSNPDTLFVPMFAPDETDETWYSRPANNNWWKDYDYSKDIDDQARMKKYFDPTKARLDPRTLGPGRGPNLSCTTKPITPLTDVATKDGLTTIEKAIDEMEAGGATNVPDGLAWGWRVVSGPEPFKARPESERGNDKVVIVLTDGANTYYRPDSITAQEYSGSYYRYGGNDLANNESIYSSFGYARNKDGKSRIFEDTSVNKYDFSNDNYSKAMNDKMAEVCRNAKTDGNVIIMAVALDLDERDKTDKAQIDGLRDCVSTSRFRTDGNGNAAKLFWNATGANLSEKFKEIADELSNLRIVS, from the coding sequence ATGTTGCTCAAATTCCTGCGGGACGAGCGCGGAAACTACGCGATGCTGACAGCAATCGCCATGGTTCCCATCATGGGATGTCTGGCGGTTGCCATCGACTATACCGAAGCCAGCCGTCAGCGGCAGGCAACGCTGAACGCGCTTGACGCAGCCGGCATTGCCACGGCTGTCGAGATTTCCAAAGGCGCCAGCGACGCGGAAGCGGAACAGTTCGCCCATGACTTTTTCCTCGCCAATCTCGGCCCGGTAAAACCTGAAAACACCGAGCTTGACGTCGACCTGCCGGACATGTCCACCGGCGGCGGAACGCTGGTGCTGACGGCTGATCTCAAGTTCAAGCCCTATTTCTATCCTGCCTTTCAGGCCCTGCGCAAAGTTTCCGGTTCCGGCGAGACCGACATGGCCTTCAGCGCGCGCAGCGAAATTCAGCTGAAGAACACGATCGAGGTGGCACTCGTTCTCGATAATTCCGGTTCCATGGACTACAAGGGTTCCGGCTCCGGCAAGAAGCGCATCGACCTGTTGAAGGAAGCGGCGAAGGAACTGGTCAGCACGCTGTCCAAGCAGGCCGGCTCCATGAAACAGATCAACGCACCTGTGCAATTCGGCGTGGTTCCCTTCGCCGCATCCGTGAATGTGGGAGCGAAGTACAAGAACGCGTCCTGGATGGATACCGAAGGCCGGTCTTCCAGCCATCACGAGAACTTCGACTGGTCGGACATGTCCAGCGGCAACAAGCGGGTGGAGAAGGAAAGCGGCGTCTGGAAGAAGAAGGGCAATGGCTGGCCGGTAACCGAGCGCGACAAGCCCGTTTCCCGATTCAGCGTTTTTGATGCCACCATGTACCACTCCTGGGCCGGCTGCGTTGAGATCCGCCCCGGCAAATATGGTCTGAGTGATGCGGTGCCTACCACTTCCAACCCGGATACGCTCTTCGTACCGATGTTCGCGCCCGACGAGACCGATGAAACCTGGTACTCACGCCCCGCGAACAACAACTGGTGGAAGGATTACGACTACAGCAAGGACATCGACGACCAGGCGCGGATGAAGAAGTATTTCGATCCGACCAAGGCACGCCTTGACCCCCGCACGCTCGGTCCTGGAAGAGGTCCCAACCTCTCCTGCACGACAAAGCCGATTACGCCGCTGACCGATGTGGCGACGAAGGACGGCCTGACTACGATCGAGAAAGCGATTGACGAAATGGAGGCAGGTGGCGCCACCAATGTTCCCGATGGGCTTGCCTGGGGCTGGCGTGTGGTTTCCGGGCCGGAGCCTTTCAAGGCACGTCCAGAATCGGAGCGTGGCAATGACAAGGTTGTCATCGTTCTGACGGATGGTGCGAACACCTATTATCGTCCCGATTCCATCACTGCACAGGAGTATTCGGGTTCTTATTATCGCTATGGCGGCAATGATCTGGCGAATAATGAATCCATCTATTCAAGCTTCGGCTACGCCAGGAACAAGGACGGCAAGAGCCGCATCTTTGAGGATACGAGCGTCAACAAGTACGATTTTTCCAACGACAACTACTCCAAGGCCATGAACGACAAGATGGCCGAGGTGTGCAGGAACGCCAAGACCGACGGCAACGTCATCATCATGGCCGTTGCGCTCGATCTCGATGAAAGGGACAAGACGGACAAGGCGCAGATCGACGGCCTGAGAGACTGCGTTTCCACGTCTCGCTTCCGCACCGATGGCAATGGCAATGCCGCCAAGCTGTTCTGGAACGCGACGGGTGCGAACCTATCGGAGAAATTCAAGGAAATCGCCGACGAGCTCTCCAATCTGCGCATCGTCAGCTAG
- a CDS encoding TIGR01459 family HAD-type hydrolase produces MAENVKMIDRLEEIADPYKVILSDVWGVVHNGVSAFPDAVEALARMREAGKVVILITNAPRPHPLVIEQLGRLGVREDAWDRVITSGDVTRKLIEEGPRRIFHLGPERDTMLYDGLDVELVEEFEASGVVCTGLEDDENEGPEDYAEILQRLRARDLPFICANPDIVVERGDRLIYCAGALAREYGLLGGRTLIAGKPFAPIYEAAMQAAGEIAGTTFDRSEALAIGDGVLTDVKGGVNAGLDVLFVTAGIHGADYNVDGKPDTAKLGAFFEKHALHPVASIHRLR; encoded by the coding sequence ATGGCCGAAAACGTGAAGATGATCGACCGTCTGGAAGAGATTGCCGACCCCTACAAGGTCATTCTTTCCGATGTCTGGGGCGTGGTTCACAACGGCGTGTCGGCCTTTCCCGACGCTGTGGAAGCGCTGGCGCGCATGCGCGAAGCCGGCAAGGTGGTCATCCTCATCACCAACGCCCCGCGTCCGCATCCGCTGGTCATCGAGCAGCTTGGAAGACTCGGCGTGCGCGAGGATGCATGGGACCGCGTCATCACCTCCGGTGACGTGACCCGCAAGCTGATCGAGGAGGGTCCGCGCCGCATATTCCACCTGGGTCCGGAGCGCGACACCATGCTCTATGACGGGCTGGATGTTGAACTCGTCGAGGAGTTCGAAGCATCAGGCGTGGTATGTACGGGCCTTGAGGATGACGAGAACGAAGGTCCGGAGGATTACGCCGAAATCTTGCAGCGCCTGCGCGCGCGCGACCTGCCTTTCATCTGTGCCAACCCGGACATCGTGGTGGAGCGTGGTGACAGGCTCATCTACTGCGCCGGTGCCCTGGCGCGCGAATACGGTCTTCTGGGCGGGCGTACCCTGATTGCCGGAAAGCCGTTCGCGCCGATCTATGAGGCGGCGATGCAGGCTGCGGGTGAAATCGCCGGCACGACGTTCGACCGGTCCGAAGCGCTCGCCATCGGCGATGGCGTTCTGACTGACGTGAAGGGCGGCGTGAATGCAGGGCTCGACGTGCTCTTTGTCACTGCCGGCATCCATGGCGCTGACTACAATGTGGATGGCAAGCCGGACACTGCTAAGCTTGGCGCTTTCTTTGAAAAGCACGCCCTGCATCCCGTTGCCAGCATCCACCGGCTGAGATAG
- a CDS encoding nucleoside deaminase, translated as MEIALAEARAAASRGEVPVGAVILRAGEIIARAGNRTRELNDPTAHAEILAIRAACNALDAERLNDADLYVTLEPCAMCAGAISFARIRRLYFAASDPKGGGVRHGGRFFSQPTCHHAPEIYDGINESEAAQLLTSFFRERRD; from the coding sequence ATGGAAATCGCTCTTGCGGAAGCACGCGCTGCGGCTTCTCGCGGCGAGGTTCCGGTTGGTGCTGTCATCCTGCGCGCCGGGGAAATAATCGCGCGCGCCGGCAACCGCACCCGTGAACTCAACGACCCGACCGCTCATGCGGAGATACTCGCCATCCGCGCCGCGTGCAATGCGCTTGATGCGGAACGGCTGAACGATGCGGATCTCTATGTCACACTGGAACCGTGTGCGATGTGTGCGGGCGCGATCTCCTTTGCCCGCATCAGGCGGCTTTATTTCGCTGCCAGCGACCCAAAGGGCGGCGGTGTGCGCCATGGCGGCCGCTTCTTTTCGCAGCCGACCTGTCATCACGCACCGGAAATCTATGACGGCATCAATGAGAGCGAGGCGGCTCAGTTGCTGACCTCGTTCTTCCGTGAGAGGCGGGACTAG
- the hisS gene encoding histidine--tRNA ligase, which produces MANKASKVKARLPRGFVDRHPADIRAVNEMVEKIRAVYERYGFDPIETPLMEYTDTLGKFLPDQDRPNEGVFSIQDDDEQWMSLRYDLTAPLARHVAENFNDIQLPYRTYRAGWVFRNEKPGPGRFRQFMQFDADTVGAPSVAADAEMCMMMSDVMEALGIARGDYVIRVNNRKVLDGVMEAIGVSDETQKLTVLRAIDKLDKFPVEEIVLLLGPGRWDGGKEGEGDFTPGAGLDADKAQIVLDYVAGRNSSIESDLFKSGLAELGEIENLIRAAGYEKDRILIDASVVRGLEYYTGPVFEAELTAEIPNEKGEIVRFGSVGGGGRYDGLVSRFRGQPVPATGFSIGVSRLMTALKNLGKLGQDEVLAPVLVTVMDGDMEAMAKYQAFTQKLRNAGIRAEMYQGNWKKFGNQLKYADRRGSPLAIIQGADERAEGVVQIKDLIEGKKLSAEIESNEEWRASRPAQFSVKEDELVEAVVRVLEEQLQERDGV; this is translated from the coding sequence ATGGCGAACAAGGCAAGCAAGGTTAAGGCACGGCTCCCGCGCGGCTTTGTCGACCGCCATCCCGCCGATATCCGCGCCGTCAACGAGATGGTCGAGAAGATCCGCGCCGTCTATGAGCGCTACGGCTTCGATCCCATCGAAACACCGCTGATGGAATATACAGACACGCTCGGCAAGTTCCTGCCCGATCAGGACCGTCCGAATGAAGGCGTCTTCTCCATTCAGGACGATGACGAGCAGTGGATGAGCCTGCGCTACGACCTGACCGCGCCGCTGGCGCGCCATGTCGCGGAGAATTTCAACGATATCCAGCTTCCCTACCGCACCTATCGCGCGGGCTGGGTGTTCCGCAACGAGAAGCCAGGCCCGGGCCGCTTCCGCCAGTTCATGCAGTTCGACGCCGACACGGTCGGCGCACCGTCGGTCGCGGCGGATGCCGAGATGTGCATGATGATGTCCGATGTCATGGAAGCACTGGGCATTGCGCGCGGTGACTATGTCATCCGCGTCAACAACCGCAAGGTGCTCGACGGCGTGATGGAAGCCATCGGCGTCAGTGACGAAACGCAGAAGCTGACTGTGCTGCGTGCGATCGACAAGCTGGACAAGTTTCCAGTCGAGGAGATCGTGTTGCTGCTCGGGCCCGGCCGATGGGACGGCGGCAAGGAAGGTGAAGGCGACTTCACGCCGGGTGCGGGACTTGATGCCGACAAGGCGCAGATCGTTCTCGACTATGTTGCGGGCAGGAACAGCTCCATCGAAAGTGATTTGTTCAAGTCCGGCCTAGCCGAACTGGGCGAGATCGAGAACCTTATCCGCGCTGCCGGTTATGAAAAAGACCGCATCCTCATCGATGCCTCCGTCGTGCGCGGGCTCGAATACTACACCGGCCCGGTCTTCGAAGCCGAACTCACCGCAGAAATCCCCAATGAGAAGGGCGAGATCGTTCGCTTCGGCTCGGTGGGCGGTGGTGGCCGTTATGACGGGCTTGTCTCGCGCTTCCGCGGGCAGCCTGTTCCCGCAACCGGTTTTTCCATCGGCGTTTCGCGCCTGATGACGGCGCTGAAGAATCTCGGCAAACTTGGGCAGGACGAGGTTCTGGCACCTGTTCTCGTCACCGTCATGGATGGCGACATGGAGGCCATGGCGAAATATCAGGCCTTCACGCAGAAGCTGCGCAATGCGGGCATCCGCGCCGAGATGTATCAGGGCAACTGGAAGAAGTTCGGCAACCAGCTCAAATATGCCGACCGCCGCGGCAGCCCGCTGGCCATCATCCAGGGCGCGGATGAGCGCGCGGAAGGCGTGGTGCAGATCAAGGATCTGATCGAGGGCAAGAAGCTCTCCGCCGAGATCGAAAGCAACGAGGAATGGCGCGCGAGCCGTCCGGCGCAATTCTCCGTCAAGGAAGACGAGCTGGTGGAAGCGGTTGTTCGTGTGCTTGAGGAGCAGCTGCAGGAACGGGATGGGGTTTGA